GACTCGTACAGCTTGATGGCGCGGGCGTTGTCAGCGTGGACGGTGAGTTCGATGCGGGAATAGTTGGCCCAGCGCTCTGCAAAATCAAGCGTCATGTTCATCAGCATGCGGCCAATGCCGAGGCCCTGATAGCGTGTCATGATCGAAATGCCAATGCCACACACGTGACGCAACCGGGGATTGTCGGAGACGGGATGTACACCAGCATTACCGACCATGCGGCCGTTGACCAGCGCGACAAACATCGCCTGCCGGTTACCCGGCCCGCTGGCGGTGAGGCGTGTGCGCCAGAGTTCTGCGGTGGTGTATGGATGCTGCAAGGTGCCCAGTGCAGCGCTGCGGTCGGCAAACACGCGCGCGAAACCTTCGGCATCGTCTTCGGTCGCCGGGCGGATGACGACCTTGACAGGCGCGCTCCGCCGCGTGCGTTTCGCATTGGGCAGTGCCGGTGATGGTGGCGCTGGCATCGTCGCCGCGTTGATACGTGCCATTGTTGCGCTATCGGCGTAACCATCAGCGTGCGCCAGCTCACAGCGCTTGACGCCCTCCGGTTCAAAGCCGAACGAGGCATAAAACCGCTCCAGCGGCGTTGGTGCGGGGTCGACATAGTCAACACGGCGTGGCACGTTGACCTCAATGCGCCGCAGTTGCAGGCCCTCGTCAGCAGCGCGGATCGCGGCATTGAGCAGTGCACGACCAACACCGTGACGCCGATGATCCGGTCGCACCGCAAGCAGGTCGAGCACGCCGGCATGCTTGCGCCGCACATGATTGGGGAACGCCCGCAACAGCAGTACGCCGACCAGCGCCTCGCCAGCGAATGCGACAAGCGGAAGACAGGCCGCGTCGGCATATTCGCCCAGCCGTTTGTCCCAATGGGCGCCACTGCTGTACGGTGGAATCAGCGTGAATGGCAGCATCGCGCTGTCGCAGAACAGCGCAGCGAGCAAGGCGGCATCGCGTGGCTCGGCACGGCGAACGGTCAATGAAGAAACGGCGGCAGTTGTCATGCCGCAACGATAACGCAGAGCCGGGAGATTGGGTAGGCGCGAGCAAGCTCGCGCACACGGGCTAAAGTTGGGTCGCGGCCGAGCCGCTTCCACATTGCGGCGCGGCAGTTATGCCTTCGCCTTGCCCTTGCTCGCTGGCGCCTTGGCTGCCTTCGGTTCTCTCGGCGGGAACTCGAAGCCCACCTTCACTTCGTCCTTCTTGCGCTCAATGACGAGGAACGCCTGGAACGGTCGCTTGGTGCGCGTGGAGATGAACTTGGTCAGCAGATCGGTCTTGCCATCGGTGAGCAGTTTCACCATCTGCTCACGCTCGATCGGCTGCTGCAGGATGATGCGGCCGGATCGGAAATCGCACTTGCGCGGCTTCTCCTTTTTGGCCGCCACTTCGCAGATGTAGGCGGATTCGAGTTCAAACACGCCACTGCCGCATTTCGGGCACTTGCCCACCGGCTCCATGGTGCTGAAGTCCACTGGGTCAGCGCCTTCGCCGACCTTGCCTTCGTCTTCGTCCCAGTAGAACTCGATTTCCTGCGCATCGTTCATGCGCAGGTTGGCGTTGAAAGCCCGGCCCAGCTTGGAGCGGAAGCCTTCCAGCCCCTCAATCTTCTTGTCACGGATCAGCGTTTCGGCTTCGTCCACCGAAAGCTGGCGTCCGGCGAGAATCTTCCAGAATCCGAAGTCGCATTTGGTGCAGGAGAATTTTTTGTAGTTCTCCTTCATCGCGCCGCCGCAGCGGGGGCACGGTGTGGCGAGATCGGCGAAATCACCGGGCACCGTGTCGCTCTCGTGGCCTTTCGCCTGTTTGACAATGTGCTTCGCCATGGCGGCGATTTCCGCCATGAACTTTTCACGGCTGATTTCACCCTTTTCCATGCGCGCGAGCTGGGTTTCCCAGTTCGCGGTCAGCTCAGCCTGCGTCAGTTCCGGCACGTTGAGACCGTTGAGCAGCGTAATCAGCGAGAACGCCTGCGGGGTAGGTTTCAGCACCTTGTCCTCGCGGACCAGGTATTTCTGCAGGATCAGGCCTTCAATGATTGACGCGCGTGTGGCCGGCGTGCCGAGCCCCTTCTCCTGCATCGCCGCGCGCAGCTCTTCGTCGTCGATCAGCTTGCCCGCACCTTCCATTGCCGACAGCAGCGTCGCCTCGGTGTAGCGCGCAGGCGGCTTGGTCTGCAACTCCTTGGCGGTGACTTCGCTCGCCTTCGGTTTCTCGCCAGCGGCGACCGGGGTCAGGTTGCCGGTTTCCTCGGTGTCGGCTTCCTTGCCGTACACCGCAAGCCAGCCGGGGTTCACCAGCACCTTGCCTTCGCTCTTGAACGCTTCGCCTTCGACGCGCGTAATGCGGGTAGTTTGCTGGAACTCGGCCGACGGATAGAACACCGCAAGGAAGCGCTTGACGACCATGTCATAGAGCTTTTCTTCCAGCTCGTTCAAGGCCTTGGGCAGTTGCAGCGTCGGGATGATCGCGAAGTGATCGGAAATCTTGGTGTTGTCGAAGACGCGCTTGTTGGCTGGCCGCACGTATTTCTTGTTGCGGATTTCACGGGCGAACTGGCCGTAGCGATTGGTTTCTTCCAGTTGCTCTAGCGTCTGCCCTACCGTGCTGACGTAGTCCTCCGGCAGCGCGCGTGCGTCGGTCCGTGGGTAGGTCAGCACTTTGTGCTTTTCGTAGAGCGCCTGCGCCAGCGAGAGCGTGGTACGTGCCGAGAAGCCGAAGCGGCTGTTGGCCTCGCGCTGCAGGCTGGTCAGGTCATAAAGCAGCGGCGGCGCCTGCGTGGTCGGCTTGCTTTCTTCCTCGACGATGCCCGGCTTGCCGAGGCACTTGAGTACGATGGCCTTGGCGCGTGCCGACGCTGAAGCTTTCGCTTCCGGGGTATCGAAGATGCGCTCGGCGCGGGCGTGTTCGTCATCGCCCTTTCTGAATTTCTCGTCGAACCAGCGACCAGCGTATTGCCCGGCTTTGGCATCAAACGTGGCGTGCACTTCAAAGTAAGTGCGCGGCACGAACTTGCGAATCTTCTCCTCGCGCTCCACCATCAGCGCCAGCGTCGGCGTCTGTACACGACCCACCGTGGTCAGGTGAAAGCCGCCGCTCTTGGAGTTGAAGGCGGTCATGGCGCGGGTGCCGTTGATGCCAACCAGCCAGTCGGCCTCGGAGCGGCTACGTGCGGCGTCGGCGAGACCCTGCAACTCCGCGTCGCTACGCAATTTGGCAAAGCCGTCGCGGATCGCCGTCGGCGTCATTGATTGCAGCCACAGCCGCTTGACCGGCTGCTTGGCCTTTGCATGCTGCTGGATCAGGCGGAAGATCAGCTCTCCCTCGCGCCCTGCGTCGCAGGCGTTCACCAGTTCGGTCACATCCTTGCGCTTGATGAGCCTGGTGAGCTGTTTCAGGCGGTCAGCGGTCTTCTCGATTGGCTTCAGTTCAAAGTGCGTCGGCACTACTGGCAGCTTGGCAAATGTCCACTTGCCACGCTTGACTTCTTCGGCCTCCGGCTCGCCGATTTCGACCAGATGGCCCACCGCAGAGCTGATCACATATTGATCATTCTCGAAGTGGTCGCCGTCCTTCTTGATATTGCCGAGTGCCTTCGCGATATCGCTCGCGACCGATGGCTTTTCAGCGATGATGAGTGTCTTTCCCATTTTTTCAGTGTAACCAGAAATGGGTTTCGGGCCGCTTTGCGGTTGCTTTGCGGCCTCATCGGCAGCGCTTATCCGGTATCAAGCAGGCGTGCGGCGCAGACTGACGCAACCCAGCGCGGCTCGATGTTTTCGCTGATCGCCAGTCGCAGCAAAGCAGCGAATTCGTCGCGACAGGCCCAGAAGCAGCCTTTGATGTCAATGCGGGCGGCCACCGACAAAGCCCGTCGCAACGGCACGACAGCCGCTGCGCGGTCTTTCCGGTCCAGCGCGGCAAGCGCCTCAATCAGCGCCATGTCCACTTGCCAGGCGTCCGGACGCTGCGTCCGCATCTCGAAGACGCGCAAGGCCGATTCGTATTCGCCAACCTGAAGCAGCAACTGCGCTTGCAGTGAGGGTGTCGCCAGCGACATCACGCCATGTTCATCGATTTCCGCAAACAGACGGCACGCAGTGTCAAGTTCGCGCTGGGCGCTCACCACATCCCGCCGCAGGGCATGCCACCAGCTTCGCTCATAGTGAACATTGGCGCGCAGCATCAGATGGCCATCCGGAATCGCCTCCTGCTCAGCGAGCAGGGCACGTTCGGCCTCAGCAACCTCGCCCCGCATCAGGTGGCACAGCGAGACTGTAATGCCCGCCTCACGCGCCGCACGCTGCACGCCGGCGGCATGCGCATTGGTGACTGCTGAAATGCTCTGACCCAATGCTCCTGCGTAATCGCCACGCCGGTAGTGAAAGTAGAACCCTCGCCGGGCGGATACCCGAGCGCGCGCTACCGCTCCGAACCCGGGGTCGCCGTAAAGCTCATCAATCGCTGCCACCAGCGAGTGAGCCGGTTCCCAGCGGCGCTGGCCACTGAAGTATTCGAGCGCGTAGCCGAGCGCGTTGCCGCGAACGGTGGCGGATACGGCACTTGCATCACCGACCCAGGGCAGCACGGCGTCCGCGACCTGTGCGGCGCTGGCAAGCGCTTCACCGAACAGATCTGCGGCCAGTATTCCGGCCGCGATTTCGAGCCGGGGCTGCGGGTCAAGTGTCGCCAGACGGGCAAATGCAACGTTACGCAGCGCATCGAGCCAGCGGCGCGCTTCGCGGGAAGGGCGCCAGTCGCTGTAGAGCGCATCCACTACGGACGCACCGATGCGGGCCAGCGCAACCTGGTCGCCGGCCGCACGCGCCATGCGTTCGGCTTCGCGCACCGAGACATCAAGTGTGGGGCGCTCGAACACCGAATCGGCGTAAACACGCTGCAACCAGTACTCAAGCGAAGGCGTATCGGTCTTTTCTCGCCAGGCGTCGAGCGCTGCAACGACGCGGGTGTGGTCGGACTGCAGCCAAGCGGCGCTGACGGCGTCCGGCACCGCCGGGTCCAGCCGGCTCACTCGCCACCTCCACTCATTCCCAGCGCCGCCAGCAGGCGGTCCGAGTCAAGCGGTTTGTGCAGCACCGGGAAGCCGCTGGCGGTGAGGGCGCGCAATCGTTCTGCAGAAGTGTCCCCGGTGATGAGCACAATTGGCACGACAGCGCCCACCACCTCGCGCAACCGGTTCGCCGCTTCAATGCCGGTGAAACCATCAAGCAGCCGGTAGTCGACAACGATTGCCGCAACCGACGCTTTCTCCTGTCTGGCTACGTCCAGCAGCGGCGCAATGCTGGCTTCGGCGTGAACGCTGACGCCGAGAGCACTGAACAAGGTCTGCATCGAACTGCGGATCAACGCATCATCATCAAGCACCAATACCAGCTGGCGATCATGCGTCACCGGTCTCATCACCGACGTCACGTGGTTGCGCCGGGGCAAAGCAGTTCCAGGCAGGGTGACGGTGAAACAAGTGCCACTGCCGAGACGGGAACTGACCTTGATGTCACCTCCGAGCAGTCGAACCGAGCGCGCCACGATGGCGAGCCCGAGCCCCATTCCGCCCTGCGCCACATCGCTGCGCTTGACCTGGTAGAACTCGTCGAAAATCAACGGCAGATTGGCCGCTGCAATACCGGAGCCCTGATCCCAGACCTGCAGCAGCACATGGTCGCGACGCGGGCGCAGCGCCACCAGAATGCCACCAGAGCGTGAGAAGCGGATAGCGTTGCTGACCAGGTTATCGATGATCCGCCGCAGCAGGGTGGCGTCGGTATGCAGCGTCACGTCGGGAACCCGCGAACGCAGGCGCAACCCCCGTTCACTTGCGCCCGAGCGCAACACTGTCAAGGCTTCGTCGATCAGTGCCCGGGCACCGACTTCGGCGGCCTCAGCTGAAACTACGCCAGCATCGAATCGCGAGATGTCCAGCACCGCGTTCAACAGGGCATCAAGTGATCGTGAAGCCGCCTGAATGCCATCAACCGCCGGCATCAGCGCAGCACTGACATCCGATCCTTTCATGCGCAGCCCCTGACGCAGCGCGGCGACGTAGAGCGACAACGCATGCGCTGGCTGCCGCAGATCATGACTTGCCGCCGCGAGAAAGCGGCTCTTGGCGTTGTTGGCAGCCTCCGCCTCGCGCGTGCGCGCGTCAAGTGCAGCGGTCGCCTGCGCCACGTCGTCGCGCAAGCCGCGGCGGGCAGCATGCAGCGCCCGTGTCATGCTGTTGAAGTCAACGGCGAGCCGCCGAAATTCGCCGCGTCCGGTCTCCGGCAGTTGCGCCGAAAAATCATCCCGCGCCACTCGTCCCATCGCCGTAGACAACGCCGCCAGTGGTTCGGCGACGGCCCTGGTCGCGGCTCTTGTCAATGCCAGCGAGAGCAGCACCGCAACCAGCAGGATGGCAGCCCCCGTCCACCACAACCGGGCAACGCTACGCCGCTCGTCCTCACGCGAGACGCTGAGCGCCACATAGCCAACGCGTTGCCCCGGGCTCGCCCCGGCGTTGACGGGTGCGCTGCCAGATGACGGCAACGCGAAGAGTACGACCGGGTGCACCACACTGACCAGATGGGGATCACGTTCTACCTGCACCGACAGCGGCTTGCCGTCCAGCATGCGCAACGCTGTGGCGCCGACGTTGCCACGGTTGTCGACGGTCGCGCCATCGCGATCAGTGAGCGAGAGTCCGACAATGCCCACGCTGCGCTCGACAAAATCGGCCACCGCCTGCACGTTGGTTCGCGAGCCGGTTGCCAGTGGCAGCTCGGCGAGCATGGCGGCCTGTCGCGCCAGTGACACCGTGCGCTCGACGAGATTGCGCTCGATTTCCATCGCGTGCCGCGTCAGCAGCAGGGCTCCGACGGAGATGACAGCCAGCACCAGCGGCACCAGCGCGGCAAGCAAAATGCGGCTGCGGATGCTGCCGCTTCTCACTCGCATGCTCCGGCAAATGCCGTACTTCGGTCGCCACCGGCAGGATGGCAAAATCTGCGCATCGACGTGGCGACGCTGTACAGGCAGTGCGTCGCGAGAATTAACTCACCGGAGCGACGGACTTGCAGCGCGGAGTGACTCATGGCGGTGAATACTAGCGCGACTGGCGACGCCGTGTCGCCCGCCAGTGTGGTGATTGTTGAGGATCATTCGCTGATTCGCGATGGCTTGCGCATGTTGCTTGCACTCGAACGCAATTTCCGTCTGATCGGAGAGGCCGGTTCTCTCGCTGAGGCGCGGCGGGTTGTCGCGGACCAGCAGCCAGACATTGTGATGCTCGACGTCGGCCTGCCCGATGGCGACGGCATTGCGCTGGCGGGCGAGTTGCTGCAACAGCGTCACGACCTGCGCGTGCTCATTCTGACGGGTGATCTCGGCAGCGACACCGTCGCACGTGCCCTGGCAGTGGGTGCGCATGGCTATGTGCACAAACAGCACAACGCTGATGAGCTTTTCGCCGCGCTCAATACGTTACGCAACGGCGGTCGCTACGTGAGTGAATCGGTCGCGGCGTCGTTCGTCGCGTCGCGGCCGAAGGCGGCGCCGTCGCCGCTGGCGGTACTCACCGAGCGCGAACGTGAAGTTGTGGGCCTGCTCTGCGAAGGTGACTCCAGCAAGCACATTGCGCGCAAGCTGGATCTCAGCGTTGGTACTGTCCGCAAGCATCGCGAAAACATCATGGCAAAGCTCGACGTACACAGCGTCGCCGAGCTGATCGCGCTGGCGCTCAAGCAGCGTTAGCGGCGACCATACGGCAACTGCCGTATGGTCGCCGAAGCCGCCGTTACCTAAAGTTTGATCATCGTCACGCACGGCGCGTGGCATCGATCAAGCCGGACGGTACGTCATGTTTTCTTTGTTCACGTTCAGTGGGATTTGCAGCCGGAGGGCAGGCGTTGGCAAACTGCTGCCGGGTGCCGTTGCGGTCCTTGCTGGTTGCGTGACGCTGGCGTGGTCGGCGCTGGCCAGCGCCGCTGCCAGCGATGGTGTGCGCTGCCCCAACGGCTACGACACCCACTACGACGCAGCGCGCAAGACCATGCGTTGCGAGCGCAGCACCCCCGTGTATCGCCCGACCGTGTGCGACCCGGCGGCACCCGAGCATGTTCTCTATCGCGCCAGCAAAGGGCGTGACTTTTGCGTTCGCCCGACCGATGGCGCGCTGCCAGCCAGCGTGCTCCCCGACAACGATGCGCGGCGGCGCCCGGCGGTCTGCGTCGGCGACGACAGCGAAGGACTCAAGTGGCAACTCAACATTGACGCCAGCCCCAATGAGCGCGATCGCTGCCGGGCAGCCCGCGTCGACTGGATTTATCCGAGCCAGCAATAGCGCTGGTACGACTGGACCGAGGGGCCATCATGCAGACTCATCATCACCGCAGACCGCTGCTCCGTGCAGCGCTGGCAATCGGACTGTTCGCAAGCGCTGCTGGCGCACCGGCAGCGGCTCAGGTTGCCGGCGTACCGATCGCGATCGAAAAGCCGACGTTCGCGGGGCAAACCATCAAGGCTGGTGACACACTGGAAGTGAAAACTTCGCGCGAGCTGACTCCGGCAGACGGTCAGATCGCCATCTGCATCGGGCCGCTCGATCTGTCAAAGCAGACCCGCGCCATCAACGCCACCACCTTTCGCGCCGAACCCGCTGGCGCGACGTTGCCACCAGGCCCGCAGGAGGTGGTGGTCCATCTCATTCGTGGCGACCAGTGGATTGACCTTGCCAAGTTCACGGTGAACGTGGAAGGTCCCGCCAGCAGCGATGCCGGCACCGCCAGCAAAGGGCTCGAAAGCCGCTTCACCATCGGCATGAAAGGGCAGTTGCATGAGCGCGTGTCGGGCACGACCAAAGCTGGCACACGCGCACAGTTTCAGGATCTCACCACCACGGGGGCGCTCAACTGGGAAGGCAAGCCGCTCGGGTGGGATACGAAGACCAGCGCCAATCTGACCGGTGTCAGCAAGCGCAGCGAGGCACCACGGTTCGGCACCGAAGGCATCAACGCAGAGAAGCTTGATCTCAACGACTACAAGGCCGAGTTCACCCGCGGTGATGCGAAATTCGCGATTGGCCATCTGACCTACGGCAACCATCCGCTACTGATCAACAACCGCGACAGCCGTGGCGTCACGCTTGGCTACGCGATCACGCCGTGGCTCGACGTATCAGCCAGTGCCATCCGCGCCACCAGCATCGTGGGTTTCGATGATCTCTTCGGTCTCTCGACGGTGGATCATCGCATTTACGCCACCACGGTTGGCGTTGAAATGCTGCCTGCGAAGAAGGGGCTGCTGCGCGGTGAGCTGATGTTTATGAACGCTCACGCGCAGCCGCAGGCGAACGTCAATCAGGGACAGATCCCCGATGCCGAGAAGAGCCGTGGCCTCGGCGTACGCCTGCTGTCCACCGACCCGGATGGCCGCTGGAAGGGCGACGCCATGTGGGCGCGCTCGCGCTACGTCAACCCGACGCATCCTGATCTCGCGCAGGGCAGCGCGCTGGTCGCGGTGAAGCCGGAGACGCGCGACGCCTGGCAGGCCGAAGCCTCCTATCTTCTTGTCAAGGACGCCAAGTGGCTGGGCGACAAATACCCGGTCAATCTGCGCGCGATTGCCCACTACGAATATGCCGAGCCGCTGTTCAAGAGCCTGGGTGCCAGCTTCCTTGCTGACCAGCAGCTCACCCGCTACAGCGCCGAGGCACGAGCGGGCGAGATCGCCCTGACGCTGGTGGGCAGCGAGAAGAACGACAACGTCAAGACCATCCCGACCATCCTGAAGACGGGCACCTACGAAAAGCTGGCGCAACTCACGGTACCGTGGCCGAGCGTGTTCGGCACTGCCGAAAAGCCGGCCACGCTGCTGCCGCAGATGCAGCTGGAATCGCGCCGTGTGCGGCAGTACACGCTGCGCATTCCGGACGGCACCAATGCGCGCTCCTCGTTCTGGCCCGACCAGATCAACTACAGCCACAAGGCCGCGCTGAACTGGAACCACGAGCCCTACTCGGTGAGCTACACGTTCGAGATTGGTGATCAGGACAACCGGCAGCCAGGCCGCGAGGCGGCGGATTTCCTCATTCACACGCACGGAATCACTGTTGCCTGGCGCGTGAATGACAAGCTCAACCTGAACCTTGGCTACAACCGCAGCCGCAATTACAGCTATGAGAAGTCGCAGGCCACCTACAACAACGGTGGCACCGCAGGTATCGAATGGCAGTTCGCCGACGTCTGGTCGGTGAAGGGCGACTACGCCAAGGCGCTCGCCTTCGATTCGCTCAACCAGCAATACAGCAACACGCTCACCACCGCGTTGCAACTGGCCCGCAAATTCACGCTTGAGCAGTTCGGCAAGAAGCTGCCGGGGCAAATATTCGTCCGTGTTGCCTTCGCCCACAACCGCGCGCTCGACACCGTCGTTGCGCAAGTGCTCTCCGGGCGGCAAACGCTGGTGCAAACCGGGCTCTCCCTCAATTTCTAGCCGGATCGGGAATGATCATGCTCAAGTTCATCGCGCCGTCGTTGCGTGCTACTACAGGTGTTGTAGCAGCACTGTTTGCCACATACAGCTTTGCCATCAGTGCCGTCAACCCCACCGGCGTCAACGTGCGCAGCAATGCGCCAAACACGGTATTCATCACCTTTCAGGGGCTGGAGCCCAACGAGCGAGCGATTGAGGCGCTGTGGTGCGGCACCGTGCAACCTGGCATCGGTGCCGGTTCGGTCAGCAGCAGCGACCCCTGTGTTCCCGGCACGTTGTTCGGCCGCCTGCCGCTCAACTTCGACCGCTCGCGTGCTACGCAGGGCATAGGCCAGCGCAACTTCAGCGACATCATGGTGATCCCGGAGTCAGTCGTGCGCCGCGCCGTGCAGGAAGGCATCGAAGGCAAGAACAGCGATTTCTTCTACGTGCGCCACTTCACCGGCGGCAGTACCGGCGACAAGTGGGTGGTGGTCACCTGCCGCCTCGGCGCTGGCGGCGCCCGCACGCCGCTGTCGCTGATCGACGTGAAGATCGTTTTTTCGGGGCAGGCTGATCCGACCCAACTGTTCGTCCTCCGCAGTGGCGAGCGCCTGCCCCGTTTTTCTGCCGAGATCCAGTACAACGGCTCGGGCCAGCTGAAAGGCCGATGGGAACTGGTGCGTCCTGGTGACAGCGACCCCGAGGTCAACGATCTGCTGACCGAAGCGACGCTGCCGCTGGAGCTGCGCGCGCTGCAAAAGCGCTACACCACGCTGAGCCGCTTCTCGCAGTTTGTGATGCCGAACAGCAGTGTGCGCATTGATGGCCCGGACCCGGCGCTGCTCGACACCCGCGTCGAAGGACCGTATCAGGTGCTGCTGCGCATTGAGGCCAGTGACGACAAGGAGGCCAACTCCGAGATCGGCAACGGCGCGCTGGTCAAGACCGGTGGCGTTGCCGGCTTTCCGATGCCCACGCTGAAGTATTTCGTCGGCGACGTGGCAAATGCGCGCAACGCCGCTCCTGGATCCAATGCAGGGGCGAAGGCGGTTGATCTCATGTTGCCGCTGACCGATACCACGGTCGACGCAAGCCGCGCCGTCACCTTCGAATGGATCGAAGTGAGTGGTGCTGCGAGTTATCGCATTGACGTCGAAAGTGCCGACAAGCTGATCGTCACCAGCACCGTGCAGGGCACCCGCTATGCACCTCCACCCGGCTGGCTCGCGGCCCGCGTGCAGGGCGGCGCGCTGTGGCGCGTCACGGCGCTCGACGCCGGTGGGCGACCGATCGCGCAGAGCAATACGCGGCGATTTGTGCTGAAAGGCTGAGCCGCTGCAGTCCATCGCACCTCGCCTACCGCGTCAGTTCCACCACATTGCCGCTGCCGGAAACGGCAGCAACAACAACCAGGTCATCTTATGAAACAAAGGATCATCACCATGAAACTATTGTCTAAACCGCTCTGGCGGGTTGCTACCACCAGCCTCGCCGCTGCCGCGGTTCTTGCCGTTGACGCTGCTCATGCCGCCACCGAACTGCTGGTCACCAGCGATGTCAGCGGCGACCAGGCGCCGGCCACCTGCATGTCGCGCGAAGTCAACCTGGTCAGTGGCATCACCGTGCCGATGCGCCGTGGTGGCCGTAACACCATCCGCCTGCAGGAGCCCGGCATCAGCGCCAAGCTCACCGCCGTTGCGCTCAGCAACTGCCCGTCCTGCACCAGCAACATCCGCCGCGCTGGCGACACGGCGCGGGTGGACATCACGGTGCCGGAAACCACCCCCGTTGGCACCGGCCCGAGCGTGGTGCTCAAAATCACCGGCCGCCCGGACCCGGTGATCAATCTGTCGATCAACCCCGGCTACAGCATCGCCACCAACATGATGCCGCAGATTGGCACCGTGCGAAAAGGCGACACAGTCACCCTCGCGGGCCGCGACCTCGATGCCGGTTCGATGAAGGTTGAGCCCGCCTGCGTTGCCATCGCCGGGCGCACGGCCAACAGCCTCAAGCTG
This is a stretch of genomic DNA from Casimicrobium huifangae. It encodes these proteins:
- a CDS encoding GNAT family N-acetyltransferase, with translation MTTAAVSSLTVRRAEPRDAALLAALFCDSAMLPFTLIPPYSSGAHWDKRLGEYADAACLPLVAFAGEALVGVLLLRAFPNHVRRKHAGVLDLLAVRPDHRRHGVGRALLNAAIRAADEGLQLRRIEVNVPRRVDYVDPAPTPLERFYASFGFEPEGVKRCELAHADGYADSATMARINAATMPAPPSPALPNAKRTRRSAPVKVVIRPATEDDAEGFARVFADRSAALGTLQHPYTTAELWRTRLTASGPGNRQAMFVALVNGRMVGNAGVHPVSDNPRLRHVCGIGISIMTRYQGLGIGRMLMNMTLDFAERWANYSRIELTVHADNARAIKLYESLGFLHEGQHRDFSFREGGYVDALFMARCTSELSATRAR
- a CDS encoding DNA topoisomerase III, whose protein sequence is MGKTLIIAEKPSVASDIAKALGNIKKDGDHFENDQYVISSAVGHLVEIGEPEAEEVKRGKWTFAKLPVVPTHFELKPIEKTADRLKQLTRLIKRKDVTELVNACDAGREGELIFRLIQQHAKAKQPVKRLWLQSMTPTAIRDGFAKLRSDAELQGLADAARSRSEADWLVGINGTRAMTAFNSKSGGFHLTTVGRVQTPTLALMVEREEKIRKFVPRTYFEVHATFDAKAGQYAGRWFDEKFRKGDDEHARAERIFDTPEAKASASARAKAIVLKCLGKPGIVEEESKPTTQAPPLLYDLTSLQREANSRFGFSARTTLSLAQALYEKHKVLTYPRTDARALPEDYVSTVGQTLEQLEETNRYGQFAREIRNKKYVRPANKRVFDNTKISDHFAIIPTLQLPKALNELEEKLYDMVVKRFLAVFYPSAEFQQTTRITRVEGEAFKSEGKVLVNPGWLAVYGKEADTEETGNLTPVAAGEKPKASEVTAKELQTKPPARYTEATLLSAMEGAGKLIDDEELRAAMQEKGLGTPATRASIIEGLILQKYLVREDKVLKPTPQAFSLITLLNGLNVPELTQAELTANWETQLARMEKGEISREKFMAEIAAMAKHIVKQAKGHESDTVPGDFADLATPCPRCGGAMKENYKKFSCTKCDFGFWKILAGRQLSVDEAETLIRDKKIEGLEGFRSKLGRAFNANLRMNDAQEIEFYWDEDEGKVGEGADPVDFSTMEPVGKCPKCGSGVFELESAYICEVAAKKEKPRKCDFRSGRIILQQPIEREQMVKLLTDGKTDLLTKFISTRTKRPFQAFLVIERKKDEVKVGFEFPPREPKAAKAPASKGKAKA
- a CDS encoding hybrid sensor histidine kinase/response regulator — encoded protein: MRSGSIRSRILLAALVPLVLAVISVGALLLTRHAMEIERNLVERTVSLARQAAMLAELPLATGSRTNVQAVADFVERSVGIVGLSLTDRDGATVDNRGNVGATALRMLDGKPLSVQVERDPHLVSVVHPVVLFALPSSGSAPVNAGASPGQRVGYVALSVSREDERRSVARLWWTGAAILLVAVLLSLALTRAATRAVAEPLAALSTAMGRVARDDFSAQLPETGRGEFRRLAVDFNSMTRALHAARRGLRDDVAQATAALDARTREAEAANNAKSRFLAAASHDLRQPAHALSLYVAALRQGLRMKGSDVSAALMPAVDGIQAASRSLDALLNAVLDISRFDAGVVSAEAAEVGARALIDEALTVLRSGASERGLRLRSRVPDVTLHTDATLLRRIIDNLVSNAIRFSRSGGILVALRPRRDHVLLQVWDQGSGIAAANLPLIFDEFYQVKRSDVAQGGMGLGLAIVARSVRLLGGDIKVSSRLGSGTCFTVTLPGTALPRRNHVTSVMRPVTHDRQLVLVLDDDALIRSSMQTLFSALGVSVHAEASIAPLLDVARQEKASVAAIVVDYRLLDGFTGIEAANRLREVVGAVVPIVLITGDTSAERLRALTASGFPVLHKPLDSDRLLAALGMSGGGE
- a CDS encoding response regulator, which translates into the protein MAVNTSATGDAVSPASVVIVEDHSLIRDGLRMLLALERNFRLIGEAGSLAEARRVVADQQPDIVMLDVGLPDGDGIALAGELLQQRHDLRVLILTGDLGSDTVARALAVGAHGYVHKQHNADELFAALNTLRNGGRYVSESVAASFVASRPKAAPSPLAVLTEREREVVGLLCEGDSSKHIARKLDLSVGTVRKHRENIMAKLDVHSVAELIALALKQR